The sequence TAGCGAGACGGGACAAAGCGAGAGTGCCCGCAAGGCCAAGCGGCCCGCCGTGGCAGCAAGGAAGGCGAAGCAGCTGAACAAGAAGCGCAAGCAGGACGGCTCGACGCCCGAGAACACGCACCGGAGCAAGAAGGCGAGGAAGTAGCCACCCCTGTCATGGATTGTTCGCTTCACTTTGTAATATGAGTGTTGAGGGTTTTGGATGAGACGAGTCCCTGATGGCCTTTGGTTCAGCGAGGGAAAAAAATACGAGGTTGACATTGCTAATGTAATGCTGAAAAGAGTCGAGTGTTGTCATTTGGTACTTGCCTTTGGAGTCTTGGCCGCTGTACTAATGTCAAGATGATGCTTATCTATGTAACATCATGTACTGACACCGTTTTTGCCTTGCTTGTTCCCATGTCAATCAAGTGATGGAACTACAAGTATCATGTTTGGTTAAAAAAGAATCATTGGTCTTGGTAAAGACCCCATTCCATAATTTTTATTGTGGTTTAAATTCAAATGGAACAGAGGGATTGACTGACAGTGTCAAATGCAGAAGCATTTGATTCTCAAGATCAAACATGGGTTTAGGTTTTACTGAATTCGACAAGGAActcttgttccatgatccatctcAAAACGGAAATTCGATCGCGCATTCCTGGATCTGGATGGATATCACACCAAACATAGCACAACTCGAAGTGGCAGTTCATAATTTGCATAGAAAATCAAAGTGGAAGTGAGAGTTCATAATTTACATAGAGGTGGTAgattgcagcagcagcagcagcagcagcaaaccATATTGGATGATTTATTACTCGTGCACGCGtcacatggcggcggcggaggcggcgacgacgtggaggcgccagaagacctcggcggcggcgtcggcggtgcCGTTGTCGACGGCGACGGCGCCGAGGAGCGCGCGGAGGGCGCCGCAGACCACGGGCGGGGCCGAGGCCTTGGTGGACCCGGCGACGCGCACGACGGCCGGGATCCCCGCGCGGGCCCCCGCCGCGGCGCAGGCGGCCTCCCCCGCGGCGTCGCGCGCGGCGCGGGAGACGGCGGAGGCCGGCGCGTCGCGGTCGGCTGCGAGCGCGCGCAGCGCGGCGGCCGACTCCGCCGCGGCCAGGCCCAGCACGGCCAAAGCCCGGCCGTTCTCGCGCGAGTAGGAGGCGTGCGTCATCGCCCGGCGGAGCAGGTCCGGGGACCCGAACGCGTAGCCGATCCGGCCCTGCAGCGCCGCCAGCGCCGCGTCGAACGGAGACGAGGCCGCCGGGGAATACTTCAGTCCCGAGGCTAGTGGGTGGGaggcgacggagacggagacggagacgaggaggaggacggcggcgagcgTTGCCGGCGGCGGGGGCGCCATTGCTGCTGTGGTAGGTTTGGGTGGAGTGCGGGAGAGGAAAGGTGACCGGCCGGTTGCGTCGACGTGGCGATTCTCATTCTCTGGTTGGCGAGGTGGAGTGGGTCAGAGCCCTTGGGCTGGGTACGGGCCGGGCTGGACTCGGGCCACTGGCGTATGTCGGCCTGATGGGCCTATCGGCACGGCAGCATGGCCTAAACTCGAAGCGATGCATTCACAGATCCCATGCCCATCTTGCTGCCAGGAGATTTGAGTGAAAGAGACGTTCAACTTGGAGCTCAATGTCAAATCGGCTGTCTAATCTACTAGAAATACCAAGTGGTTGAATGATCGCGTTTTCACAGGAAAgccgacaggtgggacccactgtcaAGGCCACCGTCGCCATGACTGGTGCTCGGTAATGTCGTGGTCCCTGTGTACACCCCTGGCCTACTCCCCTTCTTTTGCATCCGAACCCGCGCCTCTAGACACTTCCCTGCTCGCGTCGTTGCCACCTGCCACCATGGTCGAGCTTGTCGGGATCCTGTTTGCCCCGCTCGCGTGCTCCTTGGTCGTGCCTCGGGGATGTGCAGGACGCCACGTGTCCCCGCACAGCTCCGCCATCATCTGCGCGTGCAGTGCAAGTAGGATTCGACCATGTCCGGCCTAGCCCACCTGTCCGGGAAACGATGTGTTGAGAGACCCCCTAGTCGGGACAtcgttagtagcccctgaaccggtcttcaagtctGGGTCGTACCTTGACTTTTCCGAGTTGTTCTTCGTCTTGGGTCGTccgtcttgaaaactggttcaacgaaTCCTTCTGTATCCAGTTCTTCCTTGATTAATTGTTGGATTGCACCGGGGAGCTCTGTGCTGACCTTGGCTCCCGGCCAGCACTTCACGCTTGCTGCTAGGTTTGGGTGGGGAAGTGCGGGAGAGGAAATGTGACCGTCCGGTCGTGTTGACGTGGGGATTCTCTAGGTATTTTTTTTAGGTGTGTTTTTTTCTGAGAGAGTGGGGATTCTCTAGTTGGTGAGAGTCAGAGCCCTTGGGCTGTGTACGGGCCGGGTCGGAATCGGGCCTCTGGCGTCTGTGGGGCCAATGGGCCAATCGGCACGGCAGCATGGCGAAATTGGTCTCGTGCTTCCCACACTGTCCTGCCCTGCCCTAAACTCGAAGCGACGTTCACGTTGGCAGGTGAAGTGCACCGTGCAGCCTACATTCACAGATCCGATGTATCTGTTGACTCGTGTAGGTAGGTAGAAAGGCAGGTGATATGCTACTCAACTTCTCCCATGCTTGGAGGTTCGAGTGAGACGTTGAACTTGCAACGCAATGTCAGAATGTCAGATCGGCTGTCTAGCTAGCTAGGTGTTCCTGCCATCGTGACTAGGAATCTTACAACTCTCCGTGtgcaccttctcctcctcctcctcctcatcatcatcattgtcgATTCATGGACTCGAGCCTCGAGGCCGTCTACTCTAATCTAATCTATAGCCACGCCTCCCACTTGCCGTATCATCCTTACCCTCATACCTCTCGCAAGCGTCTGCATTATAAGCGTATGAGCACATTTTATCATCCAACGCAGTCTTGCATTTGTTTGATTGTTTTTCCACATTTCTAAGACAAATAAGGAG comes from Triticum aestivum cultivar Chinese Spring chromosome 5B, IWGSC CS RefSeq v2.1, whole genome shotgun sequence and encodes:
- the LOC123114420 gene encoding protein NUCLEAR FUSION DEFECTIVE 2, giving the protein MAPPPPATLAAVLLLVSVSVSVASHPLASGLKYSPAASSPFDAALAALQGRIGYAFGSPDLLRRAMTHASYSRENGRALAVLGLAAAESAAALRALAADRDAPASAVSRAARDAAGEAACAAAGARAGIPAVVRVAGSTKASAPPVVCGALRALLGAVAVDNGTADAAAEVFWRLHVVAASAAAM